In a genomic window of Tachysurus vachellii isolate PV-2020 chromosome 13, HZAU_Pvac_v1, whole genome shotgun sequence:
- the fam13b gene encoding protein FAM13B isoform X3, producing MRKSLSRNLSESLSTARVFGIPLEEVQQSGQPGHEVPLLVRTIVEYIEEHGGLGLEGLFLVNGNAERVEWLRQRYDSGEEVNLEKEADLASAVSLLRLFLQELPEPIIPADLQTHMLQLYQEYSGEDELARNMKYVLQQLPQVNYSLLRFLCRFLSNVASLQEDSWSISTLAAVFGPDIFHLDTEVEELREQESVSRILAELLENWEEFFDTEDDLSTSNDYSSISEQITELLEDEKIDVCEELLQDSEDGPSSLSPQHTSVTPSSSSHITSISIHPRSADILQRTIRAAVEQHLLDLQNSIDQDFYENQGTSCQAGLRVCTSEKTAEEHGGEEKTHAGLPASADSNQYLEDEEAFPDSQASALVPEENLKMDLDTEALVDAENNINTTPRRQMYPECEHMEQNQVATCEPAAEVCDLNANTESREQPNLVARQLQSHSVTLEDPVPVFMSWQEESESGEAQLSPLAGRMLQLPLGEDAQPLLARHYLDFGHTQRFLQQDSDAASSNKALSCGRPRRASFSSKESVKGDSVCQQLTKKLQNLKKKIKQFEEQFEKDKNYMPSHADKAANPKVLKWMTDLTKIRKQLKAGRQHLLPKASLRHQAVLHLHRRHSSALNTPYFTQSRPLTVSRQTAHFYAKHKAESELTPHTRPRSNTLPKSFGSTLEHSTTDGLSERDGEGRGCRPTREETLQLIEQHLRTKREEDGWPEDIRKTTKEQLACEKTVLQKNLLYYEGLHGRPVTREERLIVKPLYDRYRLVKQMLTRVSITPIIASPSSKRRNQTLQPIIEGETAHFCDEIKEEEEEEDEQESGGMQSEESEVIIALDPAAQPSSQQPLPDSVLRPKIGESSGKMTLDLRLSSSNASSMPELLEQLWKARAEKKKLRRTIREFEEEFYKQNGRNVQKEDRMPMLDEYKEYKRIKAKLRLLEVLINKQDSSKSI from the exons ATGAGGAAGAGCCTCTCTCGTAACCTGAGCGAGTCCCTCAGCACAGCCAGGGTGTTTGGTATCCCTCTGGAGGAGGTGCAGCAGAGCGGCCAACCAGGCCACGAAGTCCCACTTTTGGTGAGAACCATCGTGGAGTACATTGAGGAGCATG gggGGCTGGGCCTTGAAGGTCTGTTCCTGGTGAACGGAAATGCCGAGCGTGTAGAATGGCTGCGGCAGCGCTATGACAGCGGCGAGGAGGTGAATTTGGAGAAGGAGGCAGATCTGGCCTCAGCCGTCAGCCTGCTGCGCCTCTTCCTGCAGGAGCTCCCAGAGCCTATCATCCCTGCAgacctacaaacacacatgctccAACTTTATCAAG AATACAGCGGTGAGGACGAGTTGGCGAGAAACATGAAATACGTCTTGCAGCAGCTTCCCCAGGTCAACTACAGCTTGCTGCGCTTTTTATGCCGCTTCCTCTCCAACGTGGCTTCTCTTCAGGAGGACAGCTGGAGCATCAGCACCCTCGCTGCTGTCTTTGGTCCCGACATCTTTCA CTTAGATACAGAAGTGGAGGAGCTGAGGGAGCAAGAGTCAGTGAGCCGCATTCTGGCCGAGCTGCTTGAGAACTGGGAGGAATTCTTCGACACTGAGGATGATCTTTCCACTTCTAATGACTACAGCTCCATTAGCGAACAG ATCACTGAGCTTCTGGAAGATGAGAAGATAGACGTGTGTGAGGAGCTTCTGCAGGATAGCGAGGACGGTCCTTCTTCACTCTCCCCCCAACACACCAGTGTCACCCCTTCTTCTAG ctcacacatcacttcCATCAGCATTCATCCAAGATCTGCAGA TATCCTCCAGAGAACCATTCGAGCTGCAGTGGAGCAGCATTTACTGGATCTGCAGAACTCTATAGATCAAGATTTCTATGAGAACCAAGGCACATCCTGCCAAGCTGGCCTGAG GGTGTGTACAAGTGAAAAGACTGCAGAAGAGCATGGAGGGGAAGAGAAGACTCATGCTGGATTGCCTGCTTCTGCAGACTCCAACCAGTATCTGGAAGATGAAGAG gcATTTCCAGATTCCCAGGCTAGTGCCCTTGTGCCAGAGGAAAATTTGAAAATGGACCTTGACACAGAAGCTCTTGTAGATGCTGAGAATAATATTAACACAACTCCAAG GCGACAAATGTACCCTGAGTGTGAGCACATGGAACAGAATCAAGTTGCCACCTGT gagccTGCTGCAGAAGTGTGTGATCTGAATGCCAACACAGAAAGCAGAGAGCAGCCCAACCTAGTGGCCCGTCAACTTCAATCCCACTCTGTCACCCTTGAAG atcCCGTTCCAGTGTTCATGTCATGGCAGGAGGAGAGTGAGTCTGGAGAAGCACAGTTGTCTCCACTGGCAGGCCGCATGTTGCAATTGCCTCTAGGGGAAGATGCGCAGCCTTTACTGGCACGTCACTATCTGGATTTCGGTCACACTCAGCGCTTCCTGCAGCAGGATTCTGACGCAGCATCTTCAAATAAAGCACTATCCTGTGGAAG GCCTCGCCGGGCCTCCTTTAGCTCCAAGGAGAGTGTAAAGGGAGACAGTGTCTGTCAGCAGCTCACCAAGAAACTCCAGAAcctcaagaaaaaaattaagcagTTTGAAGAGCAATTCGAAAAAGACAAGAACTACATG CCATCGCATGCTGACAAGGCAGCTAATCCCAAAGTCCTGAAGTGGATGACCGACCTCACCAAAATCCGTAAACAGCTTAAAG CAGGACGACAGCACCTCTTACCCAAAGCTTCCCTGAGGCACCAGGCGGTGCTTCACTTGCACAGACGCCACTCCTCCGCTCTGAACACACCCTATTTTACACAGTCACGCCCCCTCACTGTCTCTAGACAGACAGCCCACTTCT aTGCTAAACACAAGGCAGAGAGTGAGCTGAccccacacacacgcccacGCAGCAACACACTGCCGAAGAGCTTCGGCTCCACTTTGGAACACTCAACTACTGATGGCCTCTCTGAGAGAGATGGTGAGGGACGGGGGTGCCGGCCCACACGCGAAGAGACGCTCCAGCTCATTGAGCAACATCTAAGAACCAAGAGAGAGGAGGACGGATGGCCCGAGGACATCAGA AAAACGACCAAGGAGCAGCTTGCTTGTGAGAAAACAGTGCTGCAAAAGAACTTACTGTATTACGAGGGGCTGCACGGCCGTCCT GTCACACGTGAAGAACGCTTGATTGTCAAACCGCTGTATGACCGATACCGGCTGGTGAAACAGATGCTCACTCGTGTCAGCATCACGCCCATTATT GCCTCGCCTTCCAGCAAGAGGCGCAATCAGACACTGCAGCCCATCATCGAGGGTGAGACCGCCCACTTCTGCGATGAGatcaaagaggaagaggaggaagaggatgagcAGGAAAGTGGAGGAATGCAGAGTGAGGAGTCAGAGGTCATTATCGCTTTGGACCCAGCAGCCCAACCCAGTTCCCAGCAGCCTTTGCCCGACAGCGTCCTGAGGCCTAAGATAGGTGAAAGCTCAGGGAAGATGACCCTTGACCTGCGTCTGTCCAGCTCTAACGCCTCCTCCAT GCCTGAGCTCCTGGAGCAACTGTGGAAGGCCAGAGCAGAGAAGAAGAAGCTGAGGAGGACCATTCGCGAGTTTGAAGAGGAGTTCTACAAGCAGAATGGAAG GAATGTACAGAAGGAGGACCGCATGCCCATGTTGGACGAGTACAAGGAGTATAAACGCATCAAAGCCAAACTGCGCCTGCTCGAGGTCCTTATTAACAAGCAGGACAGCTCCAAGTCCATCTAG
- the fam13b gene encoding protein FAM13B isoform X4 has protein sequence MRKSLSRNLSESLSTARVFGIPLEEVQQSGQPGHEVPLLVRTIVEYIEEHGGLGLEGLFLVNGNAERVEWLRQRYDSGEEVNLEKEADLASAVSLLRLFLQELPEPIIPADLQTHMLQLYQEYSGEDELARNMKYVLQQLPQVNYSLLRFLCRFLSNVASLQEDSWSISTLAAVFGPDIFHLDTEVEELREQESVSRILAELLENWEEFFDTEDDLSTSNDYSSISEQITELLEDEKIDVCEELLQDSEDGPSSLSPQHTSVTPSSSSHITSISIHPRSADILQRTIRAAVEQHLLDLQNSIDQDFYENQGTSCQAGLRVCTSEKTAEEHGGEEKTHAGLPASADSNQYLEDEEAFPDSQASALVPEENLKMDLDTEALVDAENNINTTPRRQMYPECEHMEQNQVATCEPAAEVCDLNANTESREQPNLVARQLQSHSVTLEASCPYTFPLIDFTCLHLQREGQDPVPVFMSWQEESESGEAQLSPLAGRMLQLPLGEDAQPLLARHYLDFGHTQRFLQQDSDAASSNKALSCGRPRRASFSSKESVKGDSVCQQLTKKLQNLKKKIKQFEEQFEKDKNYMPSHADKAANPKVLKWMTDLTKIRKQLKDAKHKAESELTPHTRPRSNTLPKSFGSTLEHSTTDGLSERDGEGRGCRPTREETLQLIEQHLRTKREEDGWPEDIRKTTKEQLACEKTVLQKNLLYYEGLHGRPVTREERLIVKPLYDRYRLVKQMLTRVSITPIIASPSSKRRNQTLQPIIEGETAHFCDEIKEEEEEEDEQESGGMQSEESEVIIALDPAAQPSSQQPLPDSVLRPKIGESSGKMTLDLRLSSSNASSMPELLEQLWKARAEKKKLRRTIREFEEEFYKQNGRNVQKEDRMPMLDEYKEYKRIKAKLRLLEVLINKQDSSKSI, from the exons ATGAGGAAGAGCCTCTCTCGTAACCTGAGCGAGTCCCTCAGCACAGCCAGGGTGTTTGGTATCCCTCTGGAGGAGGTGCAGCAGAGCGGCCAACCAGGCCACGAAGTCCCACTTTTGGTGAGAACCATCGTGGAGTACATTGAGGAGCATG gggGGCTGGGCCTTGAAGGTCTGTTCCTGGTGAACGGAAATGCCGAGCGTGTAGAATGGCTGCGGCAGCGCTATGACAGCGGCGAGGAGGTGAATTTGGAGAAGGAGGCAGATCTGGCCTCAGCCGTCAGCCTGCTGCGCCTCTTCCTGCAGGAGCTCCCAGAGCCTATCATCCCTGCAgacctacaaacacacatgctccAACTTTATCAAG AATACAGCGGTGAGGACGAGTTGGCGAGAAACATGAAATACGTCTTGCAGCAGCTTCCCCAGGTCAACTACAGCTTGCTGCGCTTTTTATGCCGCTTCCTCTCCAACGTGGCTTCTCTTCAGGAGGACAGCTGGAGCATCAGCACCCTCGCTGCTGTCTTTGGTCCCGACATCTTTCA CTTAGATACAGAAGTGGAGGAGCTGAGGGAGCAAGAGTCAGTGAGCCGCATTCTGGCCGAGCTGCTTGAGAACTGGGAGGAATTCTTCGACACTGAGGATGATCTTTCCACTTCTAATGACTACAGCTCCATTAGCGAACAG ATCACTGAGCTTCTGGAAGATGAGAAGATAGACGTGTGTGAGGAGCTTCTGCAGGATAGCGAGGACGGTCCTTCTTCACTCTCCCCCCAACACACCAGTGTCACCCCTTCTTCTAG ctcacacatcacttcCATCAGCATTCATCCAAGATCTGCAGA TATCCTCCAGAGAACCATTCGAGCTGCAGTGGAGCAGCATTTACTGGATCTGCAGAACTCTATAGATCAAGATTTCTATGAGAACCAAGGCACATCCTGCCAAGCTGGCCTGAG GGTGTGTACAAGTGAAAAGACTGCAGAAGAGCATGGAGGGGAAGAGAAGACTCATGCTGGATTGCCTGCTTCTGCAGACTCCAACCAGTATCTGGAAGATGAAGAG gcATTTCCAGATTCCCAGGCTAGTGCCCTTGTGCCAGAGGAAAATTTGAAAATGGACCTTGACACAGAAGCTCTTGTAGATGCTGAGAATAATATTAACACAACTCCAAG GCGACAAATGTACCCTGAGTGTGAGCACATGGAACAGAATCAAGTTGCCACCTGT gagccTGCTGCAGAAGTGTGTGATCTGAATGCCAACACAGAAAGCAGAGAGCAGCCCAACCTAGTGGCCCGTCAACTTCAATCCCACTCTGTCACCCTTGAAG CCTCATGCCCCTACACTTTCCCCCTCATAGACTTCACATGTTTGCACCTGCAGAGAGAAGGGCAGG atcCCGTTCCAGTGTTCATGTCATGGCAGGAGGAGAGTGAGTCTGGAGAAGCACAGTTGTCTCCACTGGCAGGCCGCATGTTGCAATTGCCTCTAGGGGAAGATGCGCAGCCTTTACTGGCACGTCACTATCTGGATTTCGGTCACACTCAGCGCTTCCTGCAGCAGGATTCTGACGCAGCATCTTCAAATAAAGCACTATCCTGTGGAAG GCCTCGCCGGGCCTCCTTTAGCTCCAAGGAGAGTGTAAAGGGAGACAGTGTCTGTCAGCAGCTCACCAAGAAACTCCAGAAcctcaagaaaaaaattaagcagTTTGAAGAGCAATTCGAAAAAGACAAGAACTACATG CCATCGCATGCTGACAAGGCAGCTAATCCCAAAGTCCTGAAGTGGATGACCGACCTCACCAAAATCCGTAAACAGCTTAAAG aTGCTAAACACAAGGCAGAGAGTGAGCTGAccccacacacacgcccacGCAGCAACACACTGCCGAAGAGCTTCGGCTCCACTTTGGAACACTCAACTACTGATGGCCTCTCTGAGAGAGATGGTGAGGGACGGGGGTGCCGGCCCACACGCGAAGAGACGCTCCAGCTCATTGAGCAACATCTAAGAACCAAGAGAGAGGAGGACGGATGGCCCGAGGACATCAGA AAAACGACCAAGGAGCAGCTTGCTTGTGAGAAAACAGTGCTGCAAAAGAACTTACTGTATTACGAGGGGCTGCACGGCCGTCCT GTCACACGTGAAGAACGCTTGATTGTCAAACCGCTGTATGACCGATACCGGCTGGTGAAACAGATGCTCACTCGTGTCAGCATCACGCCCATTATT GCCTCGCCTTCCAGCAAGAGGCGCAATCAGACACTGCAGCCCATCATCGAGGGTGAGACCGCCCACTTCTGCGATGAGatcaaagaggaagaggaggaagaggatgagcAGGAAAGTGGAGGAATGCAGAGTGAGGAGTCAGAGGTCATTATCGCTTTGGACCCAGCAGCCCAACCCAGTTCCCAGCAGCCTTTGCCCGACAGCGTCCTGAGGCCTAAGATAGGTGAAAGCTCAGGGAAGATGACCCTTGACCTGCGTCTGTCCAGCTCTAACGCCTCCTCCAT GCCTGAGCTCCTGGAGCAACTGTGGAAGGCCAGAGCAGAGAAGAAGAAGCTGAGGAGGACCATTCGCGAGTTTGAAGAGGAGTTCTACAAGCAGAATGGAAG GAATGTACAGAAGGAGGACCGCATGCCCATGTTGGACGAGTACAAGGAGTATAAACGCATCAAAGCCAAACTGCGCCTGCTCGAGGTCCTTATTAACAAGCAGGACAGCTCCAAGTCCATCTAG
- the fam13b gene encoding protein FAM13B isoform X1, translating to MRKSLSRNLSESLSTARVFGIPLEEVQQSGQPGHEVPLLVRTIVEYIEEHGGLGLEGLFLVNGNAERVEWLRQRYDSGEEVNLEKEADLASAVSLLRLFLQELPEPIIPADLQTHMLQLYQEYSGEDELARNMKYVLQQLPQVNYSLLRFLCRFLSNVASLQEDSWSISTLAAVFGPDIFHLDTEVEELREQESVSRILAELLENWEEFFDTEDDLSTSNDYSSISEQITELLEDEKIDVCEELLQDSEDGPSSLSPQHTSVTPSSSSHITSISIHPRSADILQRTIRAAVEQHLLDLQNSIDQDFYENQGTSCQAGLRVCTSEKTAEEHGGEEKTHAGLPASADSNQYLEDEEAFPDSQASALVPEENLKMDLDTEALVDAENNINTTPRRQMYPECEHMEQNQVATCEPAAEVCDLNANTESREQPNLVARQLQSHSVTLEASCPYTFPLIDFTCLHLQREGQDPVPVFMSWQEESESGEAQLSPLAGRMLQLPLGEDAQPLLARHYLDFGHTQRFLQQDSDAASSNKALSCGRPRRASFSSKESVKGDSVCQQLTKKLQNLKKKIKQFEEQFEKDKNYMPSHADKAANPKVLKWMTDLTKIRKQLKAGRQHLLPKASLRHQAVLHLHRRHSSALNTPYFTQSRPLTVSRQTAHFYAKHKAESELTPHTRPRSNTLPKSFGSTLEHSTTDGLSERDGEGRGCRPTREETLQLIEQHLRTKREEDGWPEDIRKTTKEQLACEKTVLQKNLLYYEGLHGRPVTREERLIVKPLYDRYRLVKQMLTRVSITPIIASPSSKRRNQTLQPIIEGETAHFCDEIKEEEEEEDEQESGGMQSEESEVIIALDPAAQPSSQQPLPDSVLRPKIGESSGKMTLDLRLSSSNASSMPELLEQLWKARAEKKKLRRTIREFEEEFYKQNGRNVQKEDRMPMLDEYKEYKRIKAKLRLLEVLINKQDSSKSI from the exons ATGAGGAAGAGCCTCTCTCGTAACCTGAGCGAGTCCCTCAGCACAGCCAGGGTGTTTGGTATCCCTCTGGAGGAGGTGCAGCAGAGCGGCCAACCAGGCCACGAAGTCCCACTTTTGGTGAGAACCATCGTGGAGTACATTGAGGAGCATG gggGGCTGGGCCTTGAAGGTCTGTTCCTGGTGAACGGAAATGCCGAGCGTGTAGAATGGCTGCGGCAGCGCTATGACAGCGGCGAGGAGGTGAATTTGGAGAAGGAGGCAGATCTGGCCTCAGCCGTCAGCCTGCTGCGCCTCTTCCTGCAGGAGCTCCCAGAGCCTATCATCCCTGCAgacctacaaacacacatgctccAACTTTATCAAG AATACAGCGGTGAGGACGAGTTGGCGAGAAACATGAAATACGTCTTGCAGCAGCTTCCCCAGGTCAACTACAGCTTGCTGCGCTTTTTATGCCGCTTCCTCTCCAACGTGGCTTCTCTTCAGGAGGACAGCTGGAGCATCAGCACCCTCGCTGCTGTCTTTGGTCCCGACATCTTTCA CTTAGATACAGAAGTGGAGGAGCTGAGGGAGCAAGAGTCAGTGAGCCGCATTCTGGCCGAGCTGCTTGAGAACTGGGAGGAATTCTTCGACACTGAGGATGATCTTTCCACTTCTAATGACTACAGCTCCATTAGCGAACAG ATCACTGAGCTTCTGGAAGATGAGAAGATAGACGTGTGTGAGGAGCTTCTGCAGGATAGCGAGGACGGTCCTTCTTCACTCTCCCCCCAACACACCAGTGTCACCCCTTCTTCTAG ctcacacatcacttcCATCAGCATTCATCCAAGATCTGCAGA TATCCTCCAGAGAACCATTCGAGCTGCAGTGGAGCAGCATTTACTGGATCTGCAGAACTCTATAGATCAAGATTTCTATGAGAACCAAGGCACATCCTGCCAAGCTGGCCTGAG GGTGTGTACAAGTGAAAAGACTGCAGAAGAGCATGGAGGGGAAGAGAAGACTCATGCTGGATTGCCTGCTTCTGCAGACTCCAACCAGTATCTGGAAGATGAAGAG gcATTTCCAGATTCCCAGGCTAGTGCCCTTGTGCCAGAGGAAAATTTGAAAATGGACCTTGACACAGAAGCTCTTGTAGATGCTGAGAATAATATTAACACAACTCCAAG GCGACAAATGTACCCTGAGTGTGAGCACATGGAACAGAATCAAGTTGCCACCTGT gagccTGCTGCAGAAGTGTGTGATCTGAATGCCAACACAGAAAGCAGAGAGCAGCCCAACCTAGTGGCCCGTCAACTTCAATCCCACTCTGTCACCCTTGAAG CCTCATGCCCCTACACTTTCCCCCTCATAGACTTCACATGTTTGCACCTGCAGAGAGAAGGGCAGG atcCCGTTCCAGTGTTCATGTCATGGCAGGAGGAGAGTGAGTCTGGAGAAGCACAGTTGTCTCCACTGGCAGGCCGCATGTTGCAATTGCCTCTAGGGGAAGATGCGCAGCCTTTACTGGCACGTCACTATCTGGATTTCGGTCACACTCAGCGCTTCCTGCAGCAGGATTCTGACGCAGCATCTTCAAATAAAGCACTATCCTGTGGAAG GCCTCGCCGGGCCTCCTTTAGCTCCAAGGAGAGTGTAAAGGGAGACAGTGTCTGTCAGCAGCTCACCAAGAAACTCCAGAAcctcaagaaaaaaattaagcagTTTGAAGAGCAATTCGAAAAAGACAAGAACTACATG CCATCGCATGCTGACAAGGCAGCTAATCCCAAAGTCCTGAAGTGGATGACCGACCTCACCAAAATCCGTAAACAGCTTAAAG CAGGACGACAGCACCTCTTACCCAAAGCTTCCCTGAGGCACCAGGCGGTGCTTCACTTGCACAGACGCCACTCCTCCGCTCTGAACACACCCTATTTTACACAGTCACGCCCCCTCACTGTCTCTAGACAGACAGCCCACTTCT aTGCTAAACACAAGGCAGAGAGTGAGCTGAccccacacacacgcccacGCAGCAACACACTGCCGAAGAGCTTCGGCTCCACTTTGGAACACTCAACTACTGATGGCCTCTCTGAGAGAGATGGTGAGGGACGGGGGTGCCGGCCCACACGCGAAGAGACGCTCCAGCTCATTGAGCAACATCTAAGAACCAAGAGAGAGGAGGACGGATGGCCCGAGGACATCAGA AAAACGACCAAGGAGCAGCTTGCTTGTGAGAAAACAGTGCTGCAAAAGAACTTACTGTATTACGAGGGGCTGCACGGCCGTCCT GTCACACGTGAAGAACGCTTGATTGTCAAACCGCTGTATGACCGATACCGGCTGGTGAAACAGATGCTCACTCGTGTCAGCATCACGCCCATTATT GCCTCGCCTTCCAGCAAGAGGCGCAATCAGACACTGCAGCCCATCATCGAGGGTGAGACCGCCCACTTCTGCGATGAGatcaaagaggaagaggaggaagaggatgagcAGGAAAGTGGAGGAATGCAGAGTGAGGAGTCAGAGGTCATTATCGCTTTGGACCCAGCAGCCCAACCCAGTTCCCAGCAGCCTTTGCCCGACAGCGTCCTGAGGCCTAAGATAGGTGAAAGCTCAGGGAAGATGACCCTTGACCTGCGTCTGTCCAGCTCTAACGCCTCCTCCAT GCCTGAGCTCCTGGAGCAACTGTGGAAGGCCAGAGCAGAGAAGAAGAAGCTGAGGAGGACCATTCGCGAGTTTGAAGAGGAGTTCTACAAGCAGAATGGAAG GAATGTACAGAAGGAGGACCGCATGCCCATGTTGGACGAGTACAAGGAGTATAAACGCATCAAAGCCAAACTGCGCCTGCTCGAGGTCCTTATTAACAAGCAGGACAGCTCCAAGTCCATCTAG